A genome region from Trichosurus vulpecula isolate mTriVul1 chromosome 5, mTriVul1.pri, whole genome shotgun sequence includes the following:
- the CCR9 gene encoding C-C chemokine receptor type 9 yields the protein MPTEFLSNFDYNSTVDDVDYTVSGFTDICMKAGVRQLARYFLPPLYWLVFVVGTLGNGLVVIMYWGCTRVKTMTDMFLLNLAIADLLFLFTLPFWAIDASSQWKFGTSMCKVVNATYKMNFYSYMLLIMCISIDRYIVIAQAMKAHRWRQKCLLYSKTVCSAIWVMALTLCIPECLYSQSKTQSDNTICTMVYPSVELKAILSMLRFILGFFLPLTVMTGCYTIVIYTLVQAKKSSKHRALKVTVLVLIVFVLSQFPYNIIILVQTIDAYKMFIVDCDISTYIDICFQVTQTIAYFHSCLNPVLYVFVGKKFRQDLVKTLRKLGCISQAQWVSFSRREGSPGLSSMMVETTSGPLSF from the exons ATGCCCACTGAATTCCTG AGTAACTTTGACTATAATTCCACTGTTGACGATGTGGATTACACAGTCAGTGGCTTCACTGACATCTGCATGAAGGCCGGTGTCAGACAATTGGCTAGATACTTCCTTCCACCCCTCTACTGGCTTGTGTTTGTGGTGGGGACTTTAGGGAACGGTCTAGTCGTCATTATGTACTGGGGTTGTACCAGAGTGAAGACCATGACTGATATGTTCCTGCTGAACCTGGCAATTGCtgacctcctcttcctcttcactttGCCCTTCTGGGCTATTGATGCTTCCAGCCAGTGGAAATTTGGGACCAGCATGTGCAAGGTGGTGAATGCTACATACAAGATGAACTTTTACAGCTACATGCTGCTCATCATGTGTATCAGTATCGACAGATACATTGTGATTGCCCAGGCCATGAAAGCCCATCGCTGGAGGCAGAAGTGTCTTCTCTATAGCAAAACAGTGTGTTCTGCCATCTGGGTAATGGCACTCACCCTGTGTATCCCCGAATGCCTGTACAGCCAAAGCAAGACGCAATCTGATAACACCATCTGTACAATGGTCTACCCCAGTGTTGAGCTCAAGGCCATCCTTTCAATGCTAAGGTTTATTCTGGGATTCTTCCTCCCACTCACCGTCATGACTGGCTGTTATACCATTGTCATTTACACTCTGGTGCAAGCCAAGAAGTCGTCTAAACACAGAGCCTTAAAAGTGACGGTTTTGGTCCTCATAGTCTTTGTCTTATCTCAATTTCCCTATAACATCATTATATTGGTGCAGACCATCGATGCCTACAAGATGTTCATCGTAGACTGTGACATTTCTACCTACATTGACATCTGTTTCCAGGTTACTCAGACCATTGCATACTTCCACAGCTGCCTAAACCCAGTTCTTTATGTTTTTGTGGGTAAGAAATTCCGCCAGGATCTTGTGAAAACCCTGAGGAAACTGGGATGCATCAGCCAGGCCCAATGGGTCTCCTTCTCTAGGAGAGAAGGGAGCCCAGGGTTGTCATCCATGATGGTAGAGACAACATCTGGACCCCTCTCCTTCTAA